One Tolypothrix bouteillei VB521301 DNA window includes the following coding sequences:
- the glgX gene encoding glycogen debranching protein GlgX, which yields MTVDVLPGKSFPIGATIRDGGVNFCLFSRDCTAIELLLFDRPNDPQPSHVIPLDPKQNKTAHYWHVFVPGIGAGQVYAYRGHGLFAPERGLRCDGDKVLLDPYTKAIANWENYSRQAASQPGDNCARALRSVVIDSSAYDWEDDAPPKTRYNRTIIYELHVGAFTQHPNSGVSPEKRGTYAGLIEKIPYLQELGITAVELLPAHQFDREDARPGLKNYWGYSPIAFFAPHVGYSSCADPFSPVNEFRDMVKALHRAGIEVILDVVFNHTAEGDERGPTLSFRGLSNWDYYILGDNRATYRNYSGCGNTFKANSVAGNNLVLDCLRYWVSEMHVDGFRFDLAAVLARGAAGQLLTRPPALLMIDADPVLAGTKLIAEAWDAEGLYLVGAFVGERFAEWNGPYRDDVRRFVKSDVGMVKALANRIMASPDIYSQPNREPHRSINFITCHDGFTLNDLVSYNDKHNQANGEDNCDGTNANYSWNCNIEGETRDLAVHQLRLCQIKNFLTILFVSQGTPMLLMGDEVRRSQQGNNNAYCQDNELSWFDWSAIDKHCEVLRFTQKLISLTQSLKIFHQDRILAVSYGSHQPHIIWHGTQLGQPDWSYESHSLAFTLRHPKFHEHLYVILNAYWESLAFELPLLENGYKWYRIVDTALPSPEDFCDLQTALPVEKETYQAQGRSTVVLMAHH from the coding sequence ATGACAGTTGATGTTTTACCGGGCAAAAGCTTCCCAATTGGCGCGACTATTCGTGATGGTGGTGTAAACTTCTGTTTGTTTTCAAGAGATTGCACTGCAATTGAACTGTTACTGTTCGATCGCCCTAACGACCCTCAACCAAGTCACGTTATACCACTCGACCCCAAACAAAACAAAACAGCTCATTACTGGCACGTGTTTGTCCCTGGAATTGGAGCCGGACAAGTTTATGCCTACCGGGGACACGGACTGTTTGCACCCGAACGAGGATTGCGCTGTGATGGCGACAAGGTATTGCTCGATCCTTATACCAAAGCGATCGCAAACTGGGAAAACTACAGTCGTCAAGCAGCAAGCCAACCAGGTGACAACTGTGCTCGAGCTTTAAGAAGCGTTGTCATTGATAGCAGTGCCTACGATTGGGAAGATGACGCTCCCCCCAAAACTCGTTACAACAGAACTATCATTTATGAACTTCACGTAGGTGCTTTCACACAACATCCCAACTCTGGTGTATCTCCGGAAAAACGGGGAACATACGCAGGATTAATTGAAAAAATTCCTTACCTACAGGAATTAGGTATAACAGCTGTAGAATTATTACCTGCCCACCAATTCGATCGAGAAGACGCTCGACCGGGTCTAAAAAACTACTGGGGGTACAGTCCCATCGCCTTTTTTGCACCTCACGTTGGCTACAGTTCCTGTGCCGATCCATTTAGCCCAGTCAACGAGTTCCGCGATATGGTAAAAGCTTTGCATCGGGCGGGGATTGAAGTGATTTTAGATGTTGTGTTTAATCATACAGCAGAAGGCGACGAGCGAGGACCTACTTTATCTTTTCGCGGGCTCAGTAATTGGGACTATTACATACTTGGAGACAATAGAGCTACTTATCGCAACTATAGTGGTTGTGGCAATACTTTTAAGGCAAATAGTGTAGCAGGAAACAATTTAGTTTTAGATTGCCTGCGCTATTGGGTTTCCGAAATGCACGTTGATGGGTTTCGCTTCGATTTGGCAGCGGTTCTTGCTAGGGGAGCAGCAGGACAACTCTTGACTCGTCCGCCAGCGTTATTGATGATTGATGCTGACCCAGTTTTAGCAGGAACTAAGCTCATCGCAGAAGCATGGGATGCCGAAGGGCTATATCTAGTGGGAGCTTTTGTAGGCGAGCGTTTTGCTGAATGGAATGGACCTTATCGAGATGACGTGCGCCGCTTTGTCAAAAGTGATGTGGGAATGGTGAAGGCACTTGCCAATCGCATTATGGCAAGCCCCGATATCTACTCTCAACCAAATCGCGAACCGCACCGAAGTATAAATTTTATTACTTGTCATGATGGATTTACGCTGAACGATCTCGTGTCGTATAACGACAAACACAATCAAGCGAACGGAGAAGACAACTGCGATGGCACTAACGCCAACTATAGTTGGAATTGCAATATTGAAGGGGAAACACGCGATCTAGCAGTTCATCAACTGCGGTTGTGTCAAATCAAGAATTTTTTAACTATTCTGTTTGTGTCTCAGGGAACGCCCATGCTACTAATGGGTGATGAAGTAAGGCGATCGCAACAAGGTAATAATAATGCTTACTGTCAAGATAATGAATTAAGTTGGTTTGACTGGAGTGCGATCGACAAACACTGTGAGGTACTGCGATTTACTCAAAAACTCATCTCATTAACGCAATCACTCAAAATTTTTCATCAAGATCGGATTTTAGCAGTCAGTTACGGCAGCCATCAACCACACATTATTTGGCATGGAACGCAATTAGGTCAGCCTGATTGGAGTTATGAGTCCCACAGTTTGGCATTTACCCTTCGTCACCCAAAGTTTCACGAGCATTTGTACGTCATTCTCAATGCCTATTGGGAATCACTCGCGTTTGAACTACCACTTTTGGAAAATGGGTACAAATGGTATCGCATTGTAGATACCGCGTTACCAAGCCCGGAGGATTTTTGCGATCTCCAAACCGCGCTTCCTGTTGAGAAAGAAACTTATCAGGCACAAGGGCGCTCTACCGTAGTCCTTATGGCTCATCACTAA
- a CDS encoding MHYT domain-containing protein yields MIGTYNLPLVILSFIIAVIASYTALDLSGRVTRASRWRRWKWLLAGSIAMGTGIWSMHFIAMLAFQLPQPVNYDLKITLLSLLCSIVASGLALWLLSQSVFLPLVLGGGICMGIAIASMHYTGMAAMRLQASIEYDWWLVSLSVAIAIIASFASLWLAFRLQNLQLKGVIWQKLGSSLIMGVAISGMHYTGMRATHFKPLINMPVQPSSIVTQPWLAVMIGIATLFLLLVVLLTSLTEQYVTAKLLQQQALEESEQRVRALIHKMQVGVLLVNANAEILISNQAAIHLLDLEKENKQPLVFGEQSLLREDGTSFPIIELPVQQAIALKTPIQNVVVGIKHSQSQNERWLLVNADPEIDKDGSVERVVCTLSDITPRKQAEAALQMIVEGTASTMGNEFFRPCVHYLSQILQANYVFISEFLNQSKTHLRIVALWNGVDLQENFECDISDIFDVDYEEFIGKKSCKSPEKMTVLFSKIINLTDTKIQSYLSTLLVDSDGETIGLLTVMHDRPLVLDVGQESILKIFAARAGAELERKQAEELLASSVEREKALAFVIQRMRQTLEVKHIFGATTKELRQALNCDRVMVYRFNPDWSGEVVAESVAQGWRKLISDQKNQPELTQNAIERDRCTVKEMGDTNEVIQDTYLYDNQGGIYRSRTSYRCVPDIYTAGFDSCYIELLEQFQARAYIIVPIYCSNQLWGLLATYQNSAPRHWKEAEIKMLVQIGAQLGVAIQQAELFEQTQQQSAELKTAKETADAANRAKSEFLANMSHELRTPLNAILGFTQLMNHDNSLSAEYQQYLKIINRSGEHLLDLINDILQMSKIEAGRVTLNENDFDLYRLLNSLEGMLKLKAQSKNLQLIFERTTEVPQYIRSDESKLRQVLINLLDNAIKFTSQGSVKLRISVALEGDKGTKGYKNKMFLPFPSSPSLVLSSSSLYLLFEVIDTGFGINSNEFERLFQAFGQTTTGLKSGQGTGLGLSISYKFVEIMGGEIWVNSTLGVGTQFSFTISAREATAEQATVSNESIPKQVISLAPGEPTYKVLVVEDRQTNRLLLVKLLSKIGFQVQEATNGQEALVIWANWHPHLIFMDMRMPMMDGYDATRLIKQKEKQLFSGGSQPQTIIIALTASAFEEDKHKILSAGCDDLLSKPFQEQELLVKISKYLGVQYLYQEDSQNADLRSSYSTSISSSTQLANQIATMPAEWIAQLHNAACQGNDELIFQLMAKIPKEQTDLIDGLKVLVENFDFEQVMILTR; encoded by the coding sequence ATGATAGGTACTTATAACTTACCACTAGTCATACTCTCTTTCATAATTGCCGTTATCGCCTCATATACAGCCCTAGATTTATCTGGGCGAGTTACACGTGCCTCAAGATGGCGACGATGGAAATGGCTGCTAGCAGGATCTATTGCCATGGGAACTGGCATTTGGTCAATGCACTTCATTGCCATGCTAGCTTTTCAGTTGCCGCAACCTGTGAACTACGATCTCAAGATCACCTTGCTCTCACTGCTGTGTTCAATTGTAGCTTCCGGTCTCGCTTTGTGGTTGCTAAGTCAATCGGTCTTTCTACCACTTGTCCTAGGCGGTGGCATTTGCATGGGAATTGCAATTGCGAGTATGCATTACACGGGTATGGCAGCCATGCGGCTTCAAGCAAGCATAGAGTATGACTGGTGGTTGGTAAGTTTATCAGTTGCGATCGCAATAATTGCTTCTTTTGCTTCTCTGTGGCTGGCATTTAGGCTGCAAAACCTTCAATTGAAAGGAGTGATTTGGCAAAAACTTGGTAGTTCCTTAATCATGGGAGTTGCCATTAGTGGTATGCACTATACGGGAATGAGGGCAACTCATTTTAAACCTCTCATTAATATGCCAGTCCAACCATCATCGATTGTTACTCAGCCCTGGCTGGCTGTCATGATTGGAATTGCAACGCTGTTCCTTTTGCTCGTAGTTCTGTTAACTTCCCTCACCGAGCAATATGTAACGGCTAAATTGTTGCAGCAACAAGCTTTGGAAGAGAGCGAACAGCGCGTTCGGGCACTTATCCACAAAATGCAAGTAGGTGTTTTATTAGTCAATGCAAATGCCGAAATCCTAATTAGCAATCAAGCAGCCATCCATCTGCTCGATCTTGAGAAAGAAAATAAACAACCCCTGGTGTTTGGCGAGCAGTCATTGTTACGTGAAGATGGTACAAGTTTTCCAATAATTGAATTACCCGTGCAACAAGCGATCGCCTTAAAGACACCGATTCAGAATGTAGTTGTAGGTATCAAGCATTCTCAAAGCCAAAACGAACGTTGGTTGCTTGTTAATGCAGACCCCGAAATAGACAAGGATGGGAGTGTAGAGCGTGTTGTTTGTACTTTAAGCGATATCACTCCAAGGAAGCAAGCTGAAGCGGCATTACAGATGATTGTTGAAGGAACAGCGTCAACAATGGGTAATGAATTTTTCCGTCCCTGCGTGCATTATTTATCACAGATTTTACAAGCAAATTACGTTTTTATAAGTGAATTTCTTAATCAATCAAAAACTCATCTGCGTATTGTTGCATTGTGGAATGGTGTTGACTTACAGGAAAACTTTGAATGTGATATTTCAGATATTTTTGATGTTGATTACGAAGAGTTTATAGGAAAAAAGTCGTGCAAAAGCCCTGAAAAAATGACAGTTTTGTTTTCTAAAATTATCAATTTAACAGATACTAAAATTCAAAGTTATTTAAGTACTCTGTTAGTTGACTCAGATGGTGAAACCATCGGTTTATTGACTGTGATGCACGATCGACCTTTGGTATTAGATGTAGGTCAAGAGTCAATTTTAAAAATTTTTGCAGCCCGTGCAGGAGCAGAACTAGAACGAAAGCAAGCAGAAGAATTACTAGCTTCAAGCGTCGAACGAGAAAAGGCTCTTGCTTTTGTCATTCAACGGATGCGTCAAACGCTAGAAGTCAAGCACATTTTTGGTGCGACAACAAAAGAATTGCGACAAGCATTGAATTGCGATCGCGTTATGGTTTATCGTTTCAACCCAGACTGGAGTGGAGAAGTTGTCGCAGAATCAGTAGCCCAAGGATGGCGAAAACTGATATCAGATCAAAAAAATCAGCCAGAACTTACACAGAATGCGATCGAACGCGACAGGTGTACTGTGAAAGAAATGGGTGATACAAATGAAGTCATACAAGACACGTATCTGTACGATAACCAAGGTGGAATATATCGTTCTAGAACAAGTTACCGATGTGTACCCGATATTTATACAGCAGGATTTGATAGTTGTTATATAGAATTATTAGAACAATTTCAAGCACGCGCCTACATTATAGTTCCCATTTATTGCAGCAATCAACTCTGGGGATTGTTAGCAACATACCAAAACTCTGCCCCCCGTCATTGGAAAGAAGCCGAAATTAAAATGCTTGTTCAGATTGGAGCACAGTTGGGAGTGGCAATTCAACAAGCAGAACTTTTCGAGCAAACCCAACAGCAATCCGCCGAACTTAAAACAGCCAAAGAAACTGCTGATGCAGCCAACCGTGCTAAAAGCGAATTTTTAGCAAATATGAGCCATGAGTTAAGAACACCGCTTAACGCTATTTTGGGGTTTACGCAACTCATGAACCATGACAACTCTTTATCTGCCGAATATCAGCAATATCTCAAAATCATCAACCGCAGTGGCGAACATTTGTTGGACTTGATTAACGATATTTTGCAAATGTCCAAGATTGAAGCAGGACGTGTCACGTTAAATGAAAATGACTTTGACTTATACCGCTTGCTGAATAGTTTAGAGGGAATGTTAAAACTCAAGGCACAATCTAAAAATTTACAGTTGATTTTTGAGCGTACTACAGAAGTTCCTCAATACATTAGATCGGATGAGAGCAAACTCCGTCAAGTACTCATTAACTTGCTTGATAATGCCATCAAATTTACTTCACAAGGAAGCGTCAAATTACGAATTTCTGTAGCTCTAGAAGGAGATAAAGGAACAAAAGGATACAAAAACAAAATGTTTCTCCCCTTCCCCTCTTCTCCCTCTCTCGTGCTCTCTTCTTCTTCCCTCTACCTCTTATTTGAAGTGATAGACACCGGGTTTGGTATTAATTCAAACGAGTTCGAGCGATTATTTCAAGCTTTTGGACAAACCACAACCGGATTAAAATCCGGACAAGGAACAGGCTTGGGTTTATCCATCAGTTATAAATTTGTAGAAATTATGGGGGGAGAAATCTGGGTTAACAGCACATTAGGTGTTGGAACTCAATTTAGCTTTACTATTTCAGCACGAGAAGCAACCGCAGAACAAGCGACTGTTTCCAACGAGTCTATACCCAAACAAGTTATCAGTTTAGCTCCAGGAGAACCCACTTATAAAGTTTTGGTTGTGGAGGACAGGCAAACTAACCGTTTGCTACTCGTCAAACTTCTTTCCAAGATTGGTTTCCAGGTACAAGAAGCGACCAACGGACAAGAAGCCCTTGTTATTTGGGCTAATTGGCACCCTCACTTAATTTTTATGGATATGCGGATGCCAATGATGGACGGCTATGATGCAACTAGATTGATTAAGCAAAAGGAAAAGCAATTGTTCTCGGGGGGCTCCCAACCCCAAACCATTATCATAGCTCTCACAGCTAGCGCTTTTGAAGAAGACAAACACAAGATACTGAGCGCTGGCTGCGATGACCTTTTAAGTAAACCCTTTCAAGAGCAAGAACTCTTAGTAAAAATTAGTAAATATTTGGGCGTGCAATATCTTTATCAAGAAGACAGTCAGAATGCAGATCTGAGGTCATCTTACAGTACATCTATTTCTAGTTCTACTCAATTAGCAAATCAAATAGCAACTATGCCTGCAGAGTGGATAGCACAACTTCACAATGCTGCTTGCCAAGGCAATGATGAACTTATTTTTCAGTTAATGGCAAAAATTCCGAAGGAACAAACAGATTTAATAGACGGATTAAAAGTTTTGGTCGAAAATTTTGATTTTGAGCAAGTTATGATTTTGACTAGATAA